The genomic window GCCTTCCAGGTTTTTGAGCCCTTAAATCacaacttcaaaccacgacttaaAACTtatttgtagcattccaggcaagtcacgccaaactgcctgagcgcatttattatttatattattgtatattattataatttgatttcaacgttatattgtcctaaacccTATTTTTCCACCATGTACCACTTGCATTAACACCGCACCTGCaggggctgacattgttgtttcgcgggctcgGAGCTCGGAACTGGGAGCACATCGATCTAGTATGAGTTGacgggtgggaagtcacgggtttgactgcctttccgGTGCACTTTCAAGGGTAGAaagttggaaaaacacgggtaacgggttgcctggaacgcggcataagaacaaacacgaatgttgtcaagaaaTCCTGGTTGAGTTTGAGTTTGGCCAACCAAATGTCTTTTGTccctgagttttttttttttctgccacaATTTTggtagtctatagtactccaaatgtttttcccggtccgaacATTTAGTACAGCACAAAAACATGACAATTATTGATCATTtcatcagcaataatcagcaaaatgtgcgagttttgttcggttcCGTGCCATTGTTTATGTTCACTACCGCCAATATAGTCGATTGATGACGCCTGGTGAAAACAAAAATATGCAGGTCTTTCTAACATGAATTATAACTTTAATACTTTAATTATTCATAAAGTTCCACACATTTCCTATTTGGTTCAATTTATTGCTgcaaaataaaactaaagtaaTTTTACATTTACGTTTACCTTTTTATCCTTGTTTAAACGTGTATCCAAAGTAGGCTACTGAAGACCTGCAGAGGGCAGCAGAGGAGTTTTGATACaaacaccaaacaccaatgacttcgCCAGGTTTTTTCACCAGTCTTTGCACAAGTAAATCTGTAATTATCTAATATGACAGCTAAGGAATTAGTGGATGAAACTCAGTCCTAAGCGCCAGTGAAATCTGTACAGGTATGACTGAATACCTATTATTAACTTTTGGGTTTCAAATATAATCTTCAACTAAGACATATAGGTGTGGCGTTCGGGTGTCAACAAACTGGCCCACATACTGACCATGTAGTGTAATGTTATTAGTTATCACAGGTCGTTGTTTTTACATGACTAGATAAGCTGTTCTCACGTGTTTACCACTgacatttaaacattttgacttaatgtAAGATTAACTGTtgaaaaagacataaatataacaTTAACTGATATTGAGTACCTGAAACACGGCTGAGGCGGGAGTCAAGTCAGAATCAAACAGACTGCGGGTAGCTTTATGTGAGCAAATATTTGCTTTATTCTCAGTTGAATGCTAGTTAAAACACAAGCCGGATGAAGTAAATAAAGAAGTTTAATACATCATCCAGCTCATATTTTTGTTAAACACAGAATTGTTTGGTATGTAAACTGTACATATTCTTATGAGGCGGTACTACTTTTATAGGCGGATGAACGTCTGGTTATAAAAATGGTGTGGGAGTCACGTAACGTTAGGTTTATATGACCCACATGAGAAGAAGGACATTTAACTTAGCACAGACTGTTCAGAAAGTAATTCTCTTATGCTACACACTGTATTTTCAAAACGGTTTGTCAGTTTAATCATTTTAACATTTAGTGCGTTTCTGCTGTTTACAAAAATACAATTATCTTTTTGTTGTAGTTGATCTTATTATATTGGTTTACTGTTTTCAGTTGATGCTGattcaaataaaaattacttttttttaactttaagtaACTACTATATAACTACTAGAAACAGAAACATAAATGACAAACATATTATAGTATAATTCCTTCATACTTCCTTGTCAAACATGGCATGACTGTGTGCAAGCTTATGTTTCAGTTAAAAATACACTTATTTCCTCATGCAAAGAATGTCTTaaactttaaataataaaacaaaaccaaacaacaacaaaaaatacgaTTCTACATGTAATACTTGTGTCCTTGTTCCTGAGTAGGATACTGCATTTTACAAGTAGTTTTAgttgaaacaaataaatgcacacaTACAACCACACACACAGAAATTTATACACTcatgtaaaatgttttttcttagTCAGACACATAATTGCAGAATATCCTGTTAGTTGGGATGTTTCCACCTCAGCATGGATTGTTGGTTGAATGAATATCTCCCCAAAAAGATGACATCTGATTTGTGCTGTCTGTGAGTATTGCTATCAGCTTAGAATAGTAACAGCGATTGTACTGCGTTTGTGTCACCACAAACTGATCCATATTTGGTGGTTTGGTTGGGACAATACCCAAACGCTCCAAACACATGCCAAGATATGCATCCTCTATATATATGGGCTTAATGTGCCTCGATTCCTCTATAAATTTCTGTGGCAGATCCAAAGATATGATGTAACACATCCCAAGTGGATACGGAGGAAATGTTTCTTTGGGGTACACATCGTAGGGGACGAAAAACTTGTTGAATGGATTTCGCATGACAGGGCTTGCGTACCACACTAGCCCGGTCATGTAGTTGGTTGGTACTGGGTTCAGACTCATAAGCATATTTATTAGGTTGTTCATGTTGAGGAGCACGTCAACGTCCACTTTTATAGCAAATGACGCCTGTTGACAATTCATGCTGAGCCATTCCATCATCATCATGGTTTTAATAGTCAGATTCCTGTAGGAATCCAGGAAGTTGACCTGGATAAGGTCTTTGTACTGCTGGCTCTCATTGCGGAGTTGCTCCTGCAACGTACCTTCATTGTTTAAGCCCATAATAAAGAGCACCACTACTACTTTGTCCTCTACAACCTTTTCTCCACCCCACGTCATCCTGATGCCATTGCGTGCGTTGGTGTCCCCAGGAGGCACCGGGACCATAACC from Garra rufa chromosome 7, GarRuf1.0, whole genome shotgun sequence includes these protein-coding regions:
- the LOC141338133 gene encoding beta-1,3-galactosyltransferase 1-like, producing MVVTCVFAGPVNIGATRFDIFFLARERKDVWLLGSMFNNAIWPRFSCASSRQMSSKKWFLVCLLVPGTALLLYLSYNPLIKGETEVNTHRYPVPQNTETQNEEEPGLYHVAYPRKYKFIIDQPNICEEQKPFLVVMVPVPPGDTNARNGIRMTWGGEKVVEDKVVVVLFIMGLNNEGTLQEQLRNESQQYKDLIQVNFLDSYRNLTIKTMMMMEWLSMNCQQASFAIKVDVDVLLNMNNLINMLMSLNPVPTNYMTGLVWYASPVMRNPFNKFFVPYDVYPKETFPPYPLGMCYIISLDLPQKFIEESRHIKPIYIEDAYLGMCLERLGIVPTKPPNMDQFVVTQTQYNRCYYSKLIAILTDSTNQMSSFWGDIHSTNNPC